The following proteins are co-located in the Methylocystis sp. IM3 genome:
- a CDS encoding DUF2933 domain-containing protein produces the protein MKFSLSKAPLLALYALAAAFLLYWHWRHVLDALPFLVVLACPLMHLFMHHGHGHHHDKDPDNSEKHDA, from the coding sequence ATGAAGTTTTCTCTCTCGAAAGCGCCGTTGTTGGCGCTCTACGCTTTAGCTGCCGCCTTCCTCCTTTACTGGCATTGGCGACACGTTCTCGACGCCTTGCCATTCCTTGTCGTGCTCGCGTGCCCTCTGATGCATCTCTTCATGCATCACGGCCATGGCCATCATCACGACAAGGACCCTGATAATTCAGAAAAACACGACGCCTGA
- a CDS encoding copper-transporting P-type ATPase: MDMSHEHHRHGSGHSHPPERDAGIHSSHGGHQGRGETRQGLSPSGEDVIYTCPMHPQIRQVGPGNCPICGMTLEPVVSTGETEPSAELADMTRRFWVGLALTLPVFVLEMGGHFLNRHAYIAPQMSNWVQFALASPVVLWAGWPFFVRGAQSLVTRNLNMFTLIAMGTGVAWLYSVVATFAPSLFPATFRNVDNSVPIYFEAAAVITVLVLLGQVLELRAREQTGGAIRALLNLAPVTAKRLREDGSDEEVSLDKVHVGDRLRVRPGEKVPVDGALLEGRSSVDESLVTGESMPVTKSAGDKVIGGTINQTGSFIMRADRVGRDTMLSRIVDMVASAQRSRAPIQRLADQVSGWFVPLVILVALLAFAAWAMWGPEPRMSYGLIAAVSVLIIACPCALGLATPMSVMVGIGRGAQSGVLIKNAEALERFEKIDTLVVDKTGTLTEGKPRVTAIRPVEGLAENDLLAVAASLERASEHPLAVAIVQAALARNLALTQATDFDSPVGKGVTGRIDGRSIIIGNRRFLAELGVDAAALDTEAERLREDGATAIFIAIDGRAAGIIAIADPIKESTPDALKSLRDDGVSVVMLTGDNWTSARAVAKRLGINEVEAEILPEDKSKVVSRLRQAGRIVAMAGDGVNDAPALAAADVGVAMGTGTDVAIESAGVTLLKGDLRGIVRGRRLSRATMRNIRENLFFAFFYNAAGVPVAAGALYPAFGLLLSPTIAAAAMALSSVSVVANSLRLRQAQIEPKRLLEMPPFPGAT; the protein is encoded by the coding sequence ATGGACATGAGCCATGAACACCATCGTCACGGTTCCGGCCACAGCCATCCGCCGGAGCGAGATGCTGGCATTCATTCGTCGCACGGCGGCCATCAAGGCCGCGGCGAAACCAGACAAGGCCTTTCCCCGTCTGGGGAGGACGTGATCTATACCTGCCCCATGCATCCGCAAATCCGTCAGGTCGGGCCGGGCAATTGCCCGATTTGCGGCATGACGCTTGAACCTGTCGTTTCAACCGGGGAAACCGAACCCAGCGCCGAACTCGCGGATATGACGCGGCGCTTCTGGGTCGGGCTCGCGCTCACCCTCCCTGTCTTCGTGCTGGAGATGGGCGGGCACTTCCTTAATCGCCACGCTTACATCGCGCCGCAGATGTCGAACTGGGTTCAATTCGCCTTGGCGAGTCCCGTCGTTCTCTGGGCCGGTTGGCCATTCTTCGTCCGAGGCGCGCAGTCCCTCGTCACGCGCAATCTCAATATGTTCACGCTGATCGCCATGGGCACGGGCGTGGCGTGGCTTTACAGCGTCGTCGCGACCTTTGCGCCTTCACTCTTTCCCGCGACCTTCAGAAACGTGGACAACTCGGTCCCGATCTATTTCGAGGCGGCCGCCGTCATCACCGTGCTTGTGCTTCTCGGACAGGTTCTCGAACTGCGGGCGCGAGAGCAGACCGGCGGCGCCATTCGGGCGCTTCTCAATCTCGCGCCGGTGACAGCGAAGCGCCTCAGGGAAGATGGGTCGGATGAGGAAGTCTCCCTGGACAAGGTCCATGTCGGCGACCGCCTCCGCGTGCGTCCCGGCGAAAAGGTCCCTGTCGACGGAGCGCTTCTCGAAGGCCGCAGCTCCGTCGACGAATCCCTGGTGACGGGCGAGTCCATGCCGGTGACCAAGAGCGCCGGGGACAAGGTCATCGGCGGCACGATCAACCAGACGGGCAGCTTCATCATGCGAGCTGACAGGGTTGGCCGCGACACCATGCTTTCGCGCATTGTCGACATGGTCGCTTCCGCGCAGCGAAGCCGCGCGCCGATCCAGCGGCTTGCCGATCAGGTTTCGGGCTGGTTCGTGCCGCTCGTCATCCTGGTCGCGCTCCTGGCCTTCGCCGCCTGGGCAATGTGGGGACCGGAGCCGCGCATGAGCTATGGCCTCATCGCCGCCGTTTCGGTTCTCATCATTGCTTGTCCCTGCGCGCTTGGTCTTGCAACCCCCATGTCCGTGATGGTGGGCATTGGGCGCGGCGCTCAATCGGGCGTTCTCATCAAGAATGCCGAGGCGCTGGAGCGTTTCGAGAAGATCGATACGCTCGTCGTCGACAAGACCGGAACGCTCACCGAAGGCAAGCCGCGTGTGACAGCCATCCGCCCCGTTGAGGGCTTGGCCGAGAATGACCTGCTGGCTGTCGCGGCGAGCCTCGAGCGCGCAAGCGAACATCCTCTAGCGGTCGCGATCGTTCAGGCGGCTCTGGCAAGAAATCTGGCTTTGACCCAGGCCACGGATTTCGACTCGCCGGTCGGCAAGGGCGTGACCGGTCGGATCGACGGACGATCCATTATCATCGGCAACCGCCGTTTTCTAGCGGAGCTCGGCGTCGATGCGGCCGCGCTCGATACCGAGGCCGAGCGCCTGCGCGAGGACGGCGCCACGGCGATCTTCATCGCCATCGACGGTAGAGCCGCCGGGATCATTGCGATCGCCGATCCGATCAAGGAGTCGACCCCGGATGCGCTGAAGTCGCTGCGCGACGATGGCGTCTCGGTCGTCATGCTCACAGGCGATAATTGGACGTCGGCGCGCGCCGTCGCGAAGCGGCTGGGGATAAACGAAGTCGAAGCCGAAATCCTGCCGGAGGATAAAAGTAAGGTCGTCTCCCGCCTGCGTCAGGCCGGGCGTATCGTGGCCATGGCGGGCGACGGGGTAAACGACGCCCCCGCCTTGGCCGCGGCCGACGTTGGCGTCGCCATGGGCACGGGGACGGATGTGGCGATCGAGAGCGCGGGCGTCACCTTGCTCAAGGGCGACCTTCGCGGCATTGTCCGCGGCCGTCGCCTGTCGAGAGCGACCATGCGCAATATCCGCGAAAACCTGTTCTTCGCGTTCTTCTACAACGCCGCCGGCGTGCCCGTCGCGGCGGGCGCTCTTTACCCCGCCTTCGGCTTGTTGCTCTCGCCCACGATCGCCGCCGCCGCCATGGCGCTGTCTTCGGTCAGCGTCGTCGCCAACTCATTGCGTTTGCGGCAAGCTCAGATCGAGCCTAAGCGGCTTCTGGAAATGCCGCCATTTCCAGGGGCCACTTAG
- a CDS encoding ArsR/SmtB family transcription factor: MSTQSPKQALFAEFAAVARAFGHAHRLELLEQLAQGERSVEILAQKTGLSIANASQHLQQMRRAGMVSPRRDGKFVYYRLADDGVLDVLAALRRIAERNVAEVERIVRSYFDDRDSLEPVSREELAERLRAGTVTVLDVRPEDEFALGHVPGALNIPLHALEARLSELNRSQEIVAYCRSAFCVLSYEAVAALRARGFEAHRLEDGFPEWRSAELPVAVGDA, translated from the coding sequence ATGTCAACCCAAAGTCCGAAACAGGCGCTATTCGCGGAGTTTGCCGCCGTTGCTAGAGCTTTTGGGCACGCGCATCGTCTCGAACTGCTGGAGCAGCTCGCCCAGGGCGAGCGCAGCGTCGAAATCCTTGCGCAAAAGACCGGCCTCTCGATCGCCAATGCCTCGCAGCACCTTCAACAGATGCGGCGCGCGGGCATGGTGAGCCCAAGGCGCGACGGCAAATTCGTCTATTACCGGCTTGCCGATGACGGGGTTCTCGATGTGCTCGCTGCTTTACGCAGGATCGCCGAACGCAATGTGGCCGAGGTCGAGCGGATCGTGCGTAGCTATTTTGACGATCGCGACAGCCTGGAGCCGGTTTCTCGCGAAGAGCTGGCGGAGCGACTGCGCGCGGGGACCGTCACCGTGCTTGATGTTCGGCCCGAAGATGAATTTGCCTTAGGGCATGTGCCTGGCGCGTTGAATATTCCGCTTCATGCGCTCGAAGCGCGGCTCTCGGAACTTAATCGCTCGCAAGAGATCGTCGCTTACTGCCGCAGCGCATTCTGCGTTCTCTCCTACGAGGCGGTTGCGGCGTTGCGCGCGCGCGGCTTCGAGGCGCACAGGCTGGAGGATGGTTTTCCCGAGTGGCGTTCCGCTGAGCTGCCAGTCGCCGTTGGCGATGCATGA
- a CDS encoding class I SAM-dependent methyltransferase, whose amino-acid sequence MNFYERWILPPLLDWVMRQPQLEQYRREVGASARGRVLEIGVGSGLNFPFYSKQVEIVVGVDPSPRLLAMARRRAAAAGVQAELLQGTATAIPLADSTIDTVVMTWALCSVPDPLLALREMRRVLKPDGRLLFIEHGLCPEVGVERWQHRLTPIWRRVSGGCHLDRKMDDLIRSAGFELKELRNQYADGPRIFTYMYEGCARPVA is encoded by the coding sequence CTGAACTTCTACGAGCGTTGGATTCTCCCGCCGCTGCTCGATTGGGTTATGCGGCAGCCGCAACTTGAACAATACCGCCGCGAGGTGGGTGCATCTGCTCGGGGCCGGGTGCTGGAAATCGGCGTCGGCTCGGGCCTGAATTTTCCGTTTTATAGCAAACAGGTTGAGATCGTTGTCGGGGTCGACCCCTCGCCCCGCTTGCTTGCCATGGCGCGGCGACGTGCCGCCGCGGCTGGAGTGCAAGCCGAACTTCTACAGGGGACGGCGACCGCGATACCTCTCGCCGATAGCACGATAGATACGGTCGTCATGACCTGGGCGCTTTGTTCGGTCCCAGACCCGTTGCTTGCGTTACGCGAAATGCGGCGGGTGCTTAAACCGGATGGGCGGCTGCTCTTTATCGAACATGGGCTTTGCCCAGAGGTCGGCGTCGAACGCTGGCAGCATCGATTGACCCCTATATGGCGTCGCGTTTCTGGCGGTTGTCACCTAGACCGAAAGATGGATGATCTCATACGCTCGGCCGGCTTCGAGCTGAAAGAGCTTAGAAACCAGTATGCGGACGGTCCCCGCATCTTCACATACATGTATGAGGGATGCGCGCGACCTGTTGCCTGA
- a CDS encoding MFS transporter, which produces MSVIDTGAPARAASGVTLGLRANWRQFALLVLINAFVGGMVGIERTVVPLIGSEEFHLASTTLVVSFIVSFGVVKAFANLVSGHFADVWGRKRVLILGWLVGLPVPFMIMWAPSWGWIVAANALLGVNQGFAWSMTVIMKIDLVGPKSRGLAVGLNEFAGYLAVGVTAFLTGYLASEYGLRPTPIYLGVGYAIAGTLLSILLVRDTRAHVRAEIGDVPNQAAAMGFWEVFTLTSFRDRNLFAASQAGLVNNLNDGMSWGIFPLFFAAFGLGVERIGILKAVYPATWGVLQIATGPLSDRWGRKGLIVAGMWVQAAALFLTAFTRDFHYWLIGSLLLGLGTAMVYPSLIAAVSDASHASWRARSLSVYRFWRDLGYAIGALSAGVIADLYGMAWAIGAIATLTFISGLIVALLMRGPRPGLSGTNDNSGKEEAHERPHDTYGGVKLRTDPATRLELGADSNRAQQI; this is translated from the coding sequence ATGAGCGTGATCGACACCGGCGCGCCCGCGCGCGCCGCCTCCGGCGTAACGCTTGGGCTACGGGCCAACTGGCGGCAGTTCGCGCTGCTCGTTTTGATCAACGCCTTTGTCGGCGGCATGGTCGGAATCGAGCGCACGGTCGTGCCGTTGATCGGTTCGGAGGAATTCCACCTTGCGTCGACCACGCTCGTGGTCTCCTTCATCGTCAGCTTCGGCGTGGTCAAGGCCTTCGCCAATCTCGTCTCGGGGCATTTCGCCGACGTTTGGGGCCGCAAACGCGTGCTGATCCTCGGCTGGCTGGTCGGCCTGCCAGTTCCCTTCATGATCATGTGGGCCCCGAGCTGGGGATGGATTGTCGCCGCCAATGCGCTGCTCGGCGTCAATCAGGGCTTCGCCTGGTCGATGACCGTCATCATGAAAATTGACCTCGTGGGGCCGAAGTCGCGGGGCCTGGCGGTCGGCCTCAATGAGTTCGCGGGCTATCTCGCGGTCGGCGTCACCGCGTTTCTCACTGGCTATCTCGCGTCGGAGTATGGGCTGCGCCCGACGCCGATTTATTTGGGCGTCGGCTACGCGATTGCGGGCACGCTGCTCTCCATTCTTCTTGTTCGCGACACGCGCGCCCATGTCCGCGCGGAGATCGGCGACGTTCCAAATCAAGCTGCCGCAATGGGATTTTGGGAGGTGTTTACGCTGACCTCCTTCCGCGATCGCAATCTCTTCGCCGCCTCTCAAGCCGGACTGGTGAACAATCTTAACGACGGCATGAGCTGGGGCATTTTTCCGCTGTTTTTCGCGGCCTTCGGACTCGGCGTGGAGCGGATCGGCATTCTCAAAGCAGTGTATCCGGCGACATGGGGCGTTCTCCAAATCGCGACCGGCCCTTTGAGCGATCGCTGGGGACGCAAAGGCCTGATCGTCGCGGGGATGTGGGTCCAGGCCGCTGCTCTGTTCCTCACGGCTTTTACGCGCGATTTTCATTACTGGCTGATTGGCAGCCTGCTTCTGGGCCTGGGAACCGCCATGGTCTATCCGAGCCTGATCGCCGCTGTTTCCGACGCGTCGCATGCCAGCTGGCGGGCGCGTTCGCTCAGCGTCTATCGCTTTTGGCGCGATCTCGGCTACGCGATTGGCGCACTTTCCGCCGGCGTCATCGCTGATCTCTACGGGATGGCATGGGCGATCGGCGCAATCGCCACGCTGACATTTATCTCCGGCCTGATCGTCGCTCTGCTTATGCGCGGTCCCCGGCCTGGCTTGAGCGGAACTAATGACAACAGCGGTAAGGAGGAAGCCCATGAACGGCCGCACGACACTTATGGCGGCGTCAAGCTCCGCACTGATCCTGCAACCCGCTTGGAGTTGGGCGCAGACAGCAACCGAGCCCAACAAATATGA
- the chrA gene encoding chromate efflux transporter: protein MNVDVDATPYRGRRSFLEVLWVFLRLGVTSFGGPIAHLGYFRAEFVERRKWLDEAAYTDIIALCQFLPGPASSQVGIILGMLRAGLPGGLAAWLGFTMPSALALVAFAYGVGRLGDISQVAWLHGLKIVAVAVVAQAIWGMARSLCPDRERVTLAVAATLLTLAIPSAIGQIAAIVAGGVIGWRFLPSRNDAKAAPLGIPVGRATAIASLALFTALLFGLPLLATATSNHTIELISSFYRSGSLVFGGGHVVLPLLQQAVVPRGWISNDAFLAGYGAAQAVPGPLFTFAAYLGTAMKSAPNGWTGGLICLAAVYLPSFLLLIGALPFWVALRHRMGVQSALKGVNATVVGILLGALYTPVWTSAIFSPADFGLAALAFLLLVFWRVPPWLVVLIGAVGATALAAVA, encoded by the coding sequence ATGAACGTGGACGTCGACGCGACGCCCTATAGAGGGCGTCGTTCCTTTCTTGAAGTGCTTTGGGTGTTCCTCCGGCTTGGGGTGACGAGCTTTGGCGGTCCAATCGCACATCTGGGCTATTTCCGCGCCGAATTCGTCGAGCGCCGCAAATGGCTCGACGAAGCGGCCTACACCGACATCATCGCGCTCTGCCAATTCCTGCCCGGGCCAGCGAGCAGTCAGGTCGGCATTATTCTCGGCATGTTGCGCGCCGGGTTGCCGGGCGGACTTGCGGCATGGCTCGGTTTCACCATGCCTTCGGCCCTCGCGCTCGTCGCCTTCGCTTATGGCGTCGGCAGGCTCGGCGATATATCGCAGGTTGCATGGCTGCATGGCCTGAAAATCGTTGCCGTTGCCGTTGTCGCCCAGGCGATTTGGGGCATGGCGCGAAGCCTTTGCCCTGATCGGGAACGGGTGACGCTCGCCGTCGCGGCGACTTTGCTCACCTTGGCCATTCCTTCGGCAATCGGCCAGATTGCGGCCATTGTGGCAGGAGGCGTCATCGGCTGGCGTTTCCTCCCCAGCAGGAATGACGCGAAAGCTGCGCCGCTCGGGATTCCTGTCGGTCGTGCGACTGCAATCGCCTCTCTCGCCTTGTTCACGGCGTTGCTCTTCGGGTTGCCGCTGCTGGCAACGGCAACCTCCAATCACACGATCGAGCTTATCAGTAGCTTCTATCGTTCGGGCTCGCTCGTCTTCGGCGGCGGGCATGTCGTGCTGCCGTTGCTGCAACAAGCCGTCGTGCCGCGCGGCTGGATCAGCAACGATGCGTTCCTTGCCGGCTACGGGGCGGCGCAAGCCGTTCCCGGCCCGCTCTTCACTTTCGCCGCCTATCTGGGGACGGCGATGAAGTCCGCGCCGAATGGTTGGACGGGCGGCCTCATCTGCCTCGCGGCGGTCTACCTGCCATCCTTTCTCCTTCTCATTGGCGCGTTGCCGTTTTGGGTCGCTCTACGTCATCGCATGGGGGTGCAGTCCGCGCTCAAAGGCGTCAATGCGACGGTTGTCGGCATCTTGCTTGGGGCGCTTTATACGCCGGTCTGGACGAGCGCGATTTTCAGCCCAGCGGATTTTGGGCTGGCGGCGCTCGCTTTTTTGCTGCTGGTGTTTTGGCGAGTGCCGCCTTGGCTGGTGGTCTTAATTGGCGCGGTCGGCGCAACTGCGCTCGCAGCAGTCGCATAA
- a CDS encoding SHOCT domain-containing protein, whose product MIFGPLFMILALAVVIAVVVLLVRWIGGPGYGAQPPYQPPPGRALDILKERFARGEINKEEFEERRRVLDQ is encoded by the coding sequence ATGATTTTTGGCCCGCTGTTCATGATCCTGGCGCTCGCCGTGGTGATCGCGGTCGTTGTTCTTCTCGTGCGTTGGATTGGCGGACCGGGGTATGGAGCGCAACCGCCGTATCAACCGCCTCCAGGACGCGCCCTCGACATTCTCAAAGAGCGTTTCGCCCGTGGCGAAATTAATAAGGAAGAATTCGAGGAGCGCCGACGCGTGCTAGACCAGTAA
- a CDS encoding sulfite exporter TauE/SafE family protein, with product MAGGLNWRGRRNCARSSRISSILLYGSSIGTFQFWRSGLLSWRTFYPFAVLGFPFSLVGGAVQLSTAIYYPIVGVILLLSAAQMVRSATKMSVKHFSPPTQPPFLPALLTGAAIGFISGTTGTGGGIFLAPAILSMNWVSLRRTAAVTAAYNLLNSAAALIGAYSILSSTPQALPVWLVAVGAGGTIGSFVGSRYLPDSGLRYILAMILFASGMKLVLT from the coding sequence TTGGCTGGTGGTCTTAATTGGCGCGGTCGGCGCAACTGCGCTCGCAGCAGTCGCATAAGTTCCATTCTGTTATACGGGTCGTCTATCGGAACATTTCAGTTCTGGCGAAGTGGCTTGCTATCCTGGCGCACTTTTTATCCCTTCGCTGTGTTGGGATTCCCATTTTCCCTGGTCGGCGGCGCGGTCCAACTATCGACTGCGATTTACTATCCGATCGTCGGCGTCATTTTGTTGCTGTCGGCTGCGCAGATGGTCCGCTCAGCGACAAAAATGAGCGTCAAGCACTTTTCACCGCCTACGCAACCTCCGTTCCTTCCTGCTTTGCTGACCGGCGCGGCAATAGGGTTCATATCCGGCACGACGGGAACTGGAGGCGGTATCTTCCTTGCGCCCGCGATCCTGTCGATGAACTGGGTCAGTTTGCGCCGTACAGCGGCGGTGACGGCCGCATATAACCTGCTTAACTCAGCGGCCGCGCTGATTGGCGCGTACAGCATTCTTAGTTCAACACCGCAGGCGTTGCCAGTCTGGCTTGTTGCTGTCGGCGCAGGGGGCACGATCGGATCATTTGTAGGTAGCCGCTATCTGCCCGACAGCGGACTGCGGTACATCTTAGCGATGATTCTCTTCGCTTCCGGCATGAAGCTCGTCCTCACCTGA
- a CDS encoding MBL fold metallo-hydrolase, with protein MILRQFLHSSPVAASYLFGCGGRAAAAVVDPVGDIGPYVRAAEEGGMRIRYVIDTHLHADHVSAGRELAEATGAEYVLFAEAKAAFPFRGVRDGEVLELGNVSVQVLHTPGHTPEHISLVVTDRTRADEPWFVLTGHTLMVGDLGRTELATSAEEGARALFRSVQSLKALPDYLEILPGAYSGSVCGRSLSGKPTSTIGFEKRHNKAFRIDDEDAFVRAMVADIPPPPAQAAEIRAVNSGSRVVAE; from the coding sequence ATGATTTTGCGCCAGTTCCTGCACTCCAGCCCTGTCGCTGCTTCCTACCTTTTCGGCTGCGGCGGGCGCGCCGCCGCGGCGGTCGTCGATCCGGTCGGCGACATCGGCCCTTATGTTCGGGCCGCGGAAGAGGGCGGCATGCGCATTCGCTACGTCATCGATACGCATCTGCACGCCGATCACGTCTCGGCGGGTCGTGAGCTCGCTGAAGCGACCGGCGCGGAATATGTGCTCTTTGCCGAAGCGAAAGCGGCCTTCCCCTTCCGTGGCGTTCGCGACGGCGAGGTGTTGGAGCTTGGCAATGTTTCAGTCCAGGTCCTGCACACGCCGGGGCACACGCCCGAGCATATCTCGCTTGTCGTTACCGATCGCACGCGCGCCGACGAGCCTTGGTTCGTATTGACCGGCCACACGCTGATGGTCGGCGATCTCGGCCGAACCGAACTCGCCACGAGCGCGGAGGAAGGCGCGCGCGCTTTGTTCCGCTCGGTGCAGAGCCTCAAGGCCCTGCCGGACTATCTCGAAATCTTGCCCGGAGCCTATTCCGGCTCGGTCTGTGGCCGCAGCTTAAGCGGCAAGCCGACCTCGACGATCGGCTTTGAGAAACGCCACAACAAGGCGTTTCGCATCGACGACGAAGACGCCTTTGTGCGCGCCATGGTCGCCGATATTCCGCCGCCACCCGCGCAAGCGGCTGAAATCCGCGCGGTTAATTCCGGCTCGAGGGTAGTTGCGGAATGA